A region of the Myxococcus stipitatus DSM 14675 genome:
TGGAGCTCAAGGTCCGCGTGCACACGCTGCTGGAGCTCAAGGCCCACCGCGAGCGCGGGGGCGAGCGCGCCGAGGAGCTGCTGGACCCGCGCGCCCGCTGGGTGGAGATGGAGCGGCTGGCGCGGGTGGGCACGCTGGCGGCGGACGTGGCGCAGAACCTGGACCACATCAGCGCGGGCCTCCAGCAGGCGCTGGGGCACGTGCGCGAGCGCGCCAAGCAGGGCCTGCCGCCGGATGCGGAAGAGCTCAAGAAGCTGGGCGTGGCCGGGGAGCAGATGCGGCTGTACGGCCAGCACCTGCTGTCGCTGGGCCCCACCAACCCCAAGGACATCCAGCGCTTCGACCTGCGGGATCTGGTGCCCGGCGTGGTGGAGCGGATGCGCGACAACGGCCGGCTGGGCTCCGCCGAGGTGACGGTGCTCCTGCCGGAGGACCCCATCGCGGTGGTGTTCAACCGCCGCCAGCTGGAGCAGGTGGTGACGGAGCTGCTCGCCAACGCGGCGCAGGCGGTGGAGGACGTGAAGGACCGTCCGCACCGGATTCACGTCGGCGTGGAGATGCCGGACATGTTCGGGGACTTCGGCCCGCGCCTGTTCGTGAAGGACACGGGCATCGGCATCTTCGAGGACGAGCTGCAGGCCGTCTTCGAGCCGTACTACACGACCAAGCCGCCGGAGAAGGGCGCCGGACTGGGCCTCACCGTCGCTCGCGCCCTGGTGGAGTCCATGGGCGGCAAGCTGACGGTGCAGAGCCGGGTCAACCTGGGCAGCACCTTCACGGTGGAGCTGCCCGAGCAGACGTCCTCCTGGTAGCTAGAACCGGTAGGCGACGCCGAAGAGGGCCTCCATGGCGAACTCGCTGTCATCCCAGTCGGGGATGAGAGCGGGTCCCATGCGGAGGTTGAAGTTCACCGCCACGCGGCTGTCGATGAAGTACTCCAGTCCGCCTCCCACGAGGATGGGGATGACGGGACCGATGCCCTCCCCGAAGTAGACGTGGAAGGGCATGTCGATGCCCACGTTCACCATCAGCGCGCTGGTGACGGGGATGCCCACCACGAAGGCGACCGGCAGGGCCAGGCCCACGTCGGTGTCATGGTCGTTGAAGTAGAAGAAGGGGCCCGGCTGGAACGTGAGCGCGAAGGCCACGTTGTTCGCCTTCGCCAGCTCCAGCCGCAGCCAGCCCTGCAGCTTGATGCCAGGCGCGGTGTGGCGAACCCAGCCCTCGCGGCCCCAGTTGAAGCTGAACTTGCCGCCCACATCCAGGCGCTCCGAGCTCCCATGGAGCACGCCCAGCGTGAGGCCGGGCCAGCCAATCTGGCCGGAGAAGGCGGTGTTGCCACTGCCCAGCGTGTCGGCGGCGAGGATGGACCACCCCTGCCCCCGCGCGAGGGCGGAGCCAGGAAGGGCCAGCAAGCAGGCGAGGAGGATTCCAGGAACGAGGCGCTTCACACGTTTCCTTTCGACAGGGGCCCCGCGGACACAGGGCCAGGGTCTAAACGACATCCTGAAGAGTGAATCAGGACTCAGGTGGGTTGTCCGCGCTCACGAGCGAGCGCGATGAAGGCATCGATGAAGGCCGCCAGCCGGGTCTCCGCGCGCTCACGGGCGCGGGCCAGGGGCTCGCCTTGAGCGGGGGTCTCCTTCCGCTCGAAGTAGTATTTGATCTTCGGCTCGGTGCCGGACGGGCGGAGCGTCACGCGGCCACCGCCCTCCAGCTCGAGGGCCAGCACGTTGGATGGAGGCAGGCCCTGCACGCCGCGCTGGTAGTCCAGCACGGCCCGCACCGCCTCGCCGCCGATGTGCGAGGGCGGACGGGCGCGGAAGGCATCCATGATGCCGCGGATGGCCTGGGCACCCGCGGAGCCCGGCAGCGTGACGTTGCGCTGAGCGCCGACGTAGAGCCCGTGGCGGCGCTGAATCTCCTCCAGGTAGCCCAGCACGGTGGTGCCCCGCGATTCGCACCACGCGGCCAGGTCCGCCATGACGAGCGCCGCGCCGACGCCGTCCTTGTCCCGCGTCACGGTGCCAGCGGTGTAGCCCAGCGCCTCCTCGTAGCCGAAGACGAACTGGGTGCCCTCGGAGCGCTCGCGCTCCAGCGCGCGGTTGGCGATCCACTTGAAGCCCGTGAGCACCTCGTCGTACGCGGCGCCCAGCGAGCGGGCGATGTCCCCCAACTGCGTCGACGAGACGATGGTGGTGACGACGTGCGGACGCGCGCGCTGCGTGGACTGCGTCAGCAGGTAGTGGCCCAGGAGCACGCCCACCTCGTTGCCGGTGAGCATGCGCAGGCCGCCGCCCGACTCGCGCGCCATGACGGCCAGCCGGTCCGCGTCCGGGTCATTGGCGAGCACCAGGTCGGCCTTCACGCGCTCGGCGGTGGCGCGCGACAGGTCCATCGCACCGGGCTCCTCCGGGTTGGGGAAGCGCACGGTGGGGAAGCGCCCGTCCGGCATGTGCTGCTCGGCCACGGGCGTGAAGCGCGGGAAGCCGGCCTCGCGCAGGGCCCGCTCCGCCCAGACGCCGCCCACGCCGTGCATCGCGGTGTAGACGATGGACAACGTCTCGGAGCCCCGCTTGTACACGCGCAGCCCGAGGATGGCGCGCAGGTAGTCCTCGCCCAGC
Encoded here:
- a CDS encoding sensor histidine kinase translates to MLETTGTTETYRPRVLAVDVESEGMERLCSILAPAGYDVLPARGEEARQAADLVLLDVKQPGTDGLAAYRRLQAELGVPSVPVLMLTRRADRQLRRQVLEAGVDDVLTTEPLDPLELKVRVHTLLELKAHRERGGERAEELLDPRARWVEMERLARVGTLAADVAQNLDHISAGLQQALGHVRERAKQGLPPDAEELKKLGVAGEQMRLYGQHLLSLGPTNPKDIQRFDLRDLVPGVVERMRDNGRLGSAEVTVLLPEDPIAVVFNRRQLEQVVTELLANAAQAVEDVKDRPHRIHVGVEMPDMFGDFGPRLFVKDTGIGIFEDELQAVFEPYYTTKPPEKGAGLGLTVARALVESMGGKLTVQSRVNLGSTFTVELPEQTSSW
- a CDS encoding phospho-sugar mutase, with protein sequence MNDTGLRERAEAWRLADPDPATAEELARLLAQGDMAELADRFSGDLEFGTAGLRGVLGAGPNRMNRAVVRRTSAGLARYLKEHVPDATTRGVVVGRDARRLSAELAEDTAAVLAAEGIPAHVFPLPVPTPLTAYACLHLGAAAAIMVTASHNPPEYNGYKVYWGNGAQIIPPHDTGIAAAIAKVEAANRVPLLTVAQAKEKGLWRDIPDALGEDYLRAILGLRVYKRGSETLSIVYTAMHGVGGVWAERALREAGFPRFTPVAEQHMPDGRFPTVRFPNPEEPGAMDLSRATAERVKADLVLANDPDADRLAVMARESGGGLRMLTGNEVGVLLGHYLLTQSTQRARPHVVTTIVSSTQLGDIARSLGAAYDEVLTGFKWIANRALERERSEGTQFVFGYEEALGYTAGTVTRDKDGVGAALVMADLAAWCESRGTTVLGYLEEIQRRHGLYVGAQRNVTLPGSAGAQAIRGIMDAFRARPPSHIGGEAVRAVLDYQRGVQGLPPSNVLALELEGGGRVTLRPSGTEPKIKYYFERKETPAQGEPLARARERAETRLAAFIDAFIALARERGQPT